From Spartinivicinus ruber, the proteins below share one genomic window:
- a CDS encoding substrate-binding periplasmic protein has protein sequence MFKKLGCQVVYLEMPWGRLLKELKAGKIDLIPEASFTESRAKIYQYSIAYREIKVVFYSLKKIMKKQQENSLISYLDSGLKVGYLRQGYYGPNFENLKKMRVTAIY, from the coding sequence ATATTTAAAAAGCTAGGATGCCAAGTTGTATATTTAGAAATGCCGTGGGGAAGGTTACTAAAAGAGCTAAAAGCTGGGAAAATAGACCTTATTCCAGAAGCATCTTTTACAGAGTCTCGCGCAAAAATATATCAGTACTCTATAGCTTATCGAGAGATAAAAGTTGTATTCTACTCTCTAAAAAAAATAATGAAAAAACAGCAAGAAAATTCTTTAATCAGCTATCTTGATTCAGGGTTAAAAGTAGGATATCTGAGACAGGGATACTATGGTCCAAATTTTGAAAATTTAAAAAAAATGAGGGTTACAGCCATTTATTAG
- a CDS encoding substrate-binding periplasmic protein, producing the protein MSIAIAEWPPYAVKSEQVGGKYAKRVIDSLEVAGFSAQLIWYDSWLTAYNRTLAAKNDASIFWVCNLERAEHFFYSNPFQVVQTVMFHLKSNNYQWKDLSDLKDHGPFGVTASYYYGDNFSNAAKKYNFELREVRLESLVFNLLIYGRVNYVPTDILNGFELIERYVPKESQSYITYNPKPIEEGYLHFIVSKRHPQAKVLVNNINKAIALLDDKYSKQLSLKSLKDSCPVIDQTL; encoded by the coding sequence ATGTCTATTGCCATTGCTGAGTGGCCTCCCTATGCAGTTAAATCAGAGCAAGTTGGGGGGAAGTACGCTAAGCGAGTCATTGACTCATTAGAAGTCGCTGGTTTTAGTGCTCAACTTATTTGGTACGATAGCTGGTTAACTGCTTATAACCGAACGCTTGCAGCAAAAAATGATGCTAGTATTTTTTGGGTTTGTAACCTAGAGCGTGCTGAGCATTTTTTTTATTCTAATCCTTTTCAAGTTGTTCAAACAGTAATGTTTCATTTAAAATCAAATAATTACCAATGGAAAGACTTGTCAGACTTAAAAGATCATGGGCCCTTTGGGGTTACAGCTTCTTATTATTATGGAGATAACTTTTCTAATGCAGCTAAAAAATATAATTTCGAATTACGTGAAGTTAGGCTAGAGTCACTAGTTTTTAACTTACTTATTTATGGGCGAGTCAATTATGTACCTACAGATATTTTAAATGGGTTTGAGCTAATTGAAAGGTATGTCCCTAAGGAATCCCAATCTTATATCACTTACAACCCTAAGCCAATTGAGGAAGGTTATCTGCACTTCATAGTGTCAAAACGCCATCCTCAAGCAAAAGTATTGGTCAATAATATCAATAAGGCTATTGCTTTGCTGGATGATAAATATTCTAAACAGTTATCTCTAAAAAGCTTAAAAGATTCATGTCCAGTTATTGATCAAACTCTATGA
- a CDS encoding DUF1570 domain-containing protein produces the protein MRRTRFWLLFLFAIVSSAAVMWQHATETQRQQLLTQIGIKLPKREPSSQPVSKIPVTNALPIQKIIDKVEGWQMAGFQCSPTTREITEIEPTSRIYKWVDKNGKVHFTDKAPQQQKSTDLSAEYTRKAQYFRLTVEQQGSSLPILMKDKLTTDTQKVFQIMTNSLSLADLRQVTLTIKVFDQLEQFSHYRSKVAPTLKTNSGFYNPKLNIAAVMRQRNDQHTYAVARHEATHVIIAGLFGYIPSWFTEGLAEYFEQMELSGQLATIKPNQGWLRLLARRQQQNQLMSLDQYFSFEGKNWYEQDSATMYATAWSVIYFLMDQPDTQQLLSKYMKTLSENKCQPIDAKAFFTQYYPGGLTALDQHWKIWLKEGNIALHRY, from the coding sequence ATGAGACGTACTCGATTTTGGTTATTATTTCTCTTTGCTATTGTATCCTCTGCTGCTGTTATGTGGCAGCATGCGACTGAAACACAGCGCCAACAGCTTTTGACTCAAATTGGTATTAAGCTTCCTAAGAGAGAGCCCAGTAGTCAGCCAGTAAGTAAGATTCCTGTAACGAATGCACTCCCTATTCAAAAAATAATCGATAAAGTTGAAGGATGGCAAATGGCAGGTTTTCAATGTTCACCAACAACCCGTGAAATAACTGAAATAGAACCTACTAGTCGTATTTATAAATGGGTTGATAAAAACGGAAAAGTCCACTTTACCGATAAAGCTCCTCAACAACAGAAAAGTACTGACTTATCTGCAGAGTATACCCGAAAAGCACAATATTTTCGTTTAACTGTAGAGCAACAAGGCAGCAGCTTACCAATTTTGATGAAAGATAAGTTGACTACAGATACACAAAAAGTATTTCAGATTATGACAAACAGCTTATCTTTAGCTGATTTACGTCAGGTCACATTAACTATCAAGGTATTTGATCAGCTAGAACAGTTTAGTCATTATCGTTCTAAAGTGGCGCCCACACTAAAAACCAATAGTGGTTTTTATAACCCTAAGCTCAATATAGCAGCAGTAATGCGCCAGAGAAATGACCAGCATACCTATGCTGTTGCCCGTCATGAGGCTACTCATGTAATTATTGCGGGATTATTTGGTTACATTCCCAGCTGGTTTACTGAAGGGCTGGCAGAATACTTTGAACAAATGGAGCTTTCTGGACAATTAGCCACCATTAAGCCAAACCAAGGGTGGTTGCGTTTATTAGCCAGGCGACAACAGCAAAATCAATTAATGAGTCTTGATCAATATTTCAGCTTTGAAGGAAAAAACTGGTATGAACAAGATTCAGCCACAATGTACGCTACTGCCTGGTCTGTTATTTATTTTTTAATGGACCAGCCTGATACTCAACAGCTTCTGAGTAAATACATGAAAACCTTAAGTGAAAATAAGTGCCAGCCTATTGATGCTAAAGCGTTTTTTACTCAGTATTACCCTGGTGGTCTCACGGCATTAGATCAACATTGGAAAATCTGGCTAAAAGAAGGCAACATTGCCTTGCATCGCTATTAA
- a CDS encoding HD-GYP domain-containing protein: MTEYIEKKLNVSELEVGMHVVRLDKPWLETSFLLQGFIIQSQEDITALAEECNYVYIQGKFKSAESSSPKVKSNLPKRQAVYINKVSFEQEIEKASINFRQARGLAKNIMDGIRIGRALDINEAKDAVAECVNSILRNPDTLRWLTQIKQRDEYTAEHSMNVCILSATFARYLGMSPPEIEKIGLCGLLHDVGKAKVPEEILNKPGKLDPDENSIMQMHTVFGKDILTAAENKYLITVDVAHSHHERIDGTGYPRRLEARQIPLYSKIVALTDVYDAITSSRCYDGSRTSLTALNIIYNEMGTHFDTELAREFIKCIGIYPPGSIVEMTNGEVGIVMNNDHISRLKPRVLLLLNEFKEPRKHRLVDMTKIDLDAESKPYVIQRELINGSYGVDINDYFNLITSNSLPKISHKQEEKQSILQQPDEAAQG, from the coding sequence ATGACCGAGTACATAGAAAAGAAGTTGAATGTATCTGAACTAGAGGTCGGTATGCATGTTGTTCGCCTAGATAAACCTTGGCTTGAGACTTCATTTTTATTACAAGGCTTTATTATTCAATCTCAAGAGGATATCACCGCTTTAGCAGAGGAATGTAATTACGTCTATATTCAAGGCAAATTTAAGTCTGCTGAAAGTAGTTCACCAAAAGTTAAATCTAACTTACCAAAACGCCAAGCGGTTTATATTAATAAAGTTAGCTTTGAGCAAGAAATTGAAAAAGCTTCTATTAACTTTCGTCAAGCTCGCGGTTTGGCCAAGAATATTATGGATGGCATTCGCATTGGCAGGGCGCTTGATATCAATGAAGCGAAAGATGCTGTAGCTGAATGTGTTAACAGCATTTTACGTAACCCGGATACGCTACGTTGGTTAACCCAAATTAAGCAACGAGATGAGTATACTGCAGAGCACAGTATGAATGTGTGTATTTTATCTGCAACATTTGCTCGCTACCTGGGCATGTCTCCTCCTGAAATAGAAAAAATAGGGCTTTGTGGTTTATTGCATGATGTTGGAAAAGCCAAGGTACCTGAAGAAATCCTAAATAAGCCCGGTAAGTTAGATCCAGACGAAAACAGCATTATGCAAATGCATACTGTTTTTGGTAAAGATATTTTAACAGCTGCTGAAAATAAATACTTGATTACTGTTGATGTTGCTCACTCGCATCACGAAAGAATTGATGGCACTGGCTATCCTCGCAGATTAGAAGCTCGACAGATTCCACTTTATTCCAAAATTGTCGCACTTACTGATGTCTATGATGCTATTACCAGTAGCCGTTGTTACGATGGTAGCAGAACTTCATTAACTGCACTGAATATAATTTATAATGAGATGGGGACTCATTTTGATACTGAATTGGCTCGTGAATTTATTAAATGTATTGGTATTTACCCACCAGGTAGCATTGTTGAAATGACCAATGGTGAAGTAGGTATTGTGATGAACAATGACCATATCAGTCGTTTAAAGCCTAGGGTATTATTGTTGTTAAACGAGTTTAAAGAGCCAAGAAAACATCGGCTAGTTGATATGACAAAAATAGACCTAGATGCAGAGAGTAAACCTTATGTTATTCAACGTGAATTGATTAATGGCAGCTATGGTGTAGATATTAATGATTATTTCAACTTAATAACCAGCAACTCTTTACCAAAAATTTCTCATAAACAAGAAGAAAAACAATCCATTCTCCAACAGCCCGATGAAGCTGCCCAAGGCTAA